One genomic window of Erinaceus europaeus chromosome 19, mEriEur2.1, whole genome shotgun sequence includes the following:
- the LOC132534685 gene encoding tripartite motif-containing protein 75-like produces MEASGILEAIQAETTCAICLDYMREPVTIECGHNFCQACLQASWQDHQDRFPCPFCRYPCQERQWTANSQLAKIIDTCQLLHSSRNEMRQQGPHLCERHNQVLSFFCEEDLQMLCADCVQPPDHQDHHVGSVEEVAPYYRQCITQYSSLLTKYKGGFQEEEDRQNRRVQELRDQVTKKRVKLASELKHTVDFLNRQHEAALSSLAEEEKSVQHRYNTNSTAFEDNISSTEALLKDIAEKSVLPDLDMLTEVKRIHDRYGSLKPPALYSVQLRRPLCGLPPLQSAMEKIREKFRADVTLDPHTAHPNLHVSKNKKSVTLLKERGEDHLQRQQGIPFDLEVLGSEEFCGGRHYWEVQVEDKPSWAIGVCSHSPSGRLQQLPLFQKKRWTIQLQDGDYVAGGARPAVLTLKTKPRGIGVYLDWELGQISFYNLNDNSHIHSVWQTFDDSLKPYFCLGPDSLPLTLCAAGGCEE; encoded by the coding sequence atggaggcatcaggaATCTTGGAAGCAATCCAAGCCGAGACCACATGTGCCATCTGCTTGGACTACATGAGAGAGCCCGTCACCATTGAGTGTGGGCACAACTTCTGCCAAGCCTGCCTGCAAGCATCATGGCAAGATCATCAGGACAGATTCCCTTGCCCTTTCTGCAGGTACCCTTGTCAAGAGAGGCAGTGGACTGCCAACAGCCAGCTGGCAAAAATCATTGACACCTGCCAGCTCCTCCACAGCAGCAGGAACGAGATGAGGCAGCAGGGCCCTCACTTGTGTGAGAGGCACAACCAGGTGCTGAGCTTCTTCTGTGAGGAGGACTTACAGATGCTGTGTGCTGACTGTGTTCAGCCCCCTGACCACCAGGACCACCATGTGGGGTCTGTGGAGGAGGTTGCCCCCTACTACAGACAGTGTATCACCCAGTACAGCAGTCTCCTGACGAAGTATAAAGGAGGATTCCAGGAAGAAGAAGACAGGCAAAACAGAAGAGTCCAGGAACTGAGAGACCAAGTGACTAAGAAGAGGGTGAAGTTAGCCTCTGAGTTAAAGCACACTGTAGACTTTCTGAACAGGCAGCATGAGGCAGCTCTCTCCAGCCTAGCTGAGGAAGAGAAGAGTGTTCAGCATAGATACAACACCAATAGCACTGCCTTTGAGGACAACATCTCTAGTACTGAGGCTTTGCTCAAGGACATAGCAGAAAAGAGTGTGCTGCCAGATCTGGATATGCTGACCGAGGTCAAGAGGATCCATGACAGATATGGGAGCCTGAAGCCCCCAGCTCTTTACTCTGTCCAGCTAAGGAGGCCGCTGTGTGGTCTGCCTCCACTGCAGTCAGCCATGGAGAAGATCAGGGAGAAATTCAGAGCAGATGTGACTCTGGATCCACACACTGCACACCCTAATCTCCATGTGTCCAAGAACAAGAAATCTGTGACATTGCTGAAGGAAAGGGGTGAAGATCATCTCCAAAGACAGCAGGGAATTCCATTTGATCTTGAAGTCCTGGGCTCTGAAGAGTTCTGTGGCGGCCGCCATTACTGGGAGGTGCAGGTAGAGGACAAGCCTAGCTGGGCCATAGGGGTGTGTAGCCACTCCCCTTCTGGCAGGTTGCAGCAGCTCCCCCTCTTTCAGAAGAAGCGCTGGACCATTCAACTGCAGGATGGAGACTATGTGGCAGGAGGTGCCCGTCCTGCTGTTCTGACTTTGAAGACCAAGCCCAGAGGCATTGGAGTTTACCTGGACTGGGAGCTGGGGCAGATTTCCTTCTACAACTTGAATGACAACTCCCACATCCATTCTGTCTGGCAGACATTTGATGACTCACTGAAGCCTTATTTCTGCCTGGGCCCAGACTCTCTTCCTCTTACACTCTGTGCAGCAGGAGGTTGTGAAGAATGA